The Roseococcus microcysteis genome contains a region encoding:
- a CDS encoding D-2-hydroxyacid dehydrogenase has translation MTFPTNPTICFAHVAYRCAERFAERGAPFPHFEVRSLAELEARIGEADVLVVSGLWRNTLPALSPRLKFVQSLSAGTDQYDRAVFAQHGIRLASAAGANANAVSEHAVGLMLGITRKLFVARDDQHKKFFSGMKGDFAQREDELAGKTAIVVGTGRIGARLIKLLKAFDMHVIGVRQNPASGTAGADEVHATSALPGLLPRADFVVLVCPLTDATRGLIGAEALAAMKPGAYLVNCARGAVVDEPALITALQSNAIRGAALDVMMAEPLPEESPLWTLPNCYLTPHTGGETCAYEINVLDLMMENIGRLQRGEASLVNQVA, from the coding sequence GTGACATTTCCGACCAACCCCACCATCTGCTTCGCCCATGTGGCCTATCGCTGCGCCGAGCGTTTCGCCGAGCGGGGCGCGCCCTTCCCCCATTTCGAGGTGCGCTCCCTGGCCGAACTCGAGGCGCGGATCGGCGAGGCGGATGTGCTGGTGGTCAGCGGCCTCTGGCGCAACACCCTGCCCGCGCTCTCGCCCCGGCTGAAGTTCGTCCAGTCGCTGTCGGCCGGCACGGACCAGTATGACCGCGCGGTCTTCGCGCAGCACGGCATCCGCCTGGCTTCCGCCGCCGGCGCCAATGCCAATGCGGTCAGCGAGCATGCGGTGGGGCTGATGCTGGGCATCACGCGCAAGCTGTTCGTGGCGCGCGACGACCAGCACAAGAAGTTCTTCTCCGGCATGAAGGGTGACTTCGCGCAGCGCGAGGATGAGCTGGCCGGCAAGACCGCCATCGTCGTCGGCACGGGGCGCATCGGCGCGCGGCTGATCAAGCTGCTCAAGGCCTTCGACATGCATGTCATCGGCGTCCGGCAGAACCCGGCCAGCGGCACGGCGGGCGCCGATGAGGTGCATGCCACCTCCGCCCTGCCCGGCCTGCTGCCGCGCGCGGATTTCGTGGTGCTGGTCTGCCCGCTGACCGACGCCACGCGCGGCCTGATCGGCGCCGAAGCACTGGCGGCCATGAAGCCCGGCGCCTACCTCGTCAACTGCGCGCGCGGCGCCGTGGTGGACGAGCCCGCGCTGATCACCGCCCTGCAATCCAACGCCATCCGTGGCGCCGCGCTGGACGTGATGATGGCCGAGCCGCTGCCCGAGGAATCCCCTCTCTGGACGCTGCCCAATTGCTACCTGACGCCGCATACCGGCGGCGAGACCTGCGCCTATGAGATCAACGTGCTGGACCTGATGATGGAGAACATCGGCCGTCTCCAGCGCGGCGAGGCCAGCCTCGTGAACCAGGTGGCCTGA
- a CDS encoding amidohydrolase family protein, translating to MALVLSPRWSWCAETGLREHPHFVIENGRITAILNEAPSLDAERIALPQGLLTPGLINLHNHAFSAPLFRGLADDIQPGSLPGHILFSLLMPLGDLVAEIMEPDAIGDAVEMALLECLMTGTTAMLDIWRPQQHEFVPRATALGLRTWSCPYTFTVPNLAMGPEGTPVWQGEDASDASFDFVMKLHAEWHQGPDGLASVGFGPHGPDSNSPELLRRVDAAAREMGAIVSVHCAQNPLEIAAVRAAHGKGSVEHLRDCGLLRPGVILGHCFLATDEEIAMVREADATIACCPLGFARSGKGVPIARFLDSGVRLGIGTDGVTLDMVDELRAAALLAKTQSTNPGAGSAERLLTAATRDSADALGRPDLGRLTPGARADVVMFDLSAARYQPIWNPLRALLTNGRGSDVHTVVTAGEIRVRGGDLVRGDADAIIRRGAAAIERVWAEAARRGAIPAALASQREFA from the coding sequence ATGGCGCTGGTGCTCTCGCCGCGCTGGTCCTGGTGCGCCGAGACCGGCCTCAGGGAGCACCCGCATTTCGTCATCGAGAATGGCCGCATCACGGCCATTCTCAACGAGGCGCCGAGCCTGGACGCCGAACGCATCGCCCTACCCCAGGGGCTGCTGACGCCGGGGCTGATCAACCTGCACAACCACGCCTTCTCGGCCCCGCTGTTCCGGGGGCTGGCGGATGACATCCAGCCGGGCAGCCTGCCGGGGCACATCCTGTTCTCGCTGCTGATGCCGCTGGGCGACCTGGTCGCCGAGATCATGGAGCCGGACGCCATCGGCGACGCGGTGGAGATGGCGCTGCTCGAATGCCTGATGACGGGCACGACGGCGATGCTCGACATCTGGCGCCCGCAGCAGCATGAATTCGTGCCCCGCGCCACGGCGCTGGGCCTGCGCACCTGGTCCTGCCCCTACACCTTCACCGTGCCCAACCTCGCCATGGGGCCCGAGGGCACGCCGGTCTGGCAGGGTGAGGATGCCTCCGACGCCAGCTTCGACTTCGTGATGAAGCTGCACGCCGAATGGCACCAGGGGCCGGACGGGCTGGCCTCGGTGGGCTTCGGGCCGCATGGGCCCGACAGCAACTCGCCCGAATTGCTGCGGCGCGTGGATGCGGCGGCGCGGGAGATGGGCGCCATCGTCTCCGTCCATTGCGCGCAGAACCCGCTGGAGATCGCAGCCGTGCGCGCCGCCCATGGCAAGGGCAGCGTGGAGCATCTGCGCGATTGCGGCCTGCTGCGCCCGGGCGTGATCCTGGGCCATTGCTTCCTCGCGACCGATGAGGAGATCGCGATGGTGCGCGAGGCCGATGCCACCATCGCCTGCTGCCCGCTGGGTTTTGCGCGCTCCGGCAAGGGCGTGCCCATTGCGCGCTTCCTCGATTCCGGCGTGCGGCTCGGCATCGGCACGGATGGCGTGACGCTCGACATGGTGGACGAATTGCGCGCCGCCGCGCTGCTCGCCAAGACGCAATCCACCAATCCGGGCGCGGGCAGCGCCGAACGCCTGCTGACGGCCGCCACGCGCGACAGCGCCGATGCGCTGGGCCGCCCCGATCTCGGGCGGCTGACACCCGGCGCCCGGGCCGATGTCGTGATGTTCGACCTCTCCGCCGCACGCTACCAGCCCATCTGGAACCCCCTGCGCGCGCTGCTGACCAATGGGCGCGGCAGCGACGTCCACACCGTCGTCACCGCCGGCGAAATCCGGGTGCGCGGCGGCGACCTGGTGCGCGGCGACGCCGATGCCATCATCCGCCGCGGGGCCGCCGCCATCGAGCGCGTCTGGGCCGAGGCCGCGCGCCGTGGGGCCATACCCGCGGCACTTGCTTCACAAAGGGAATTCGCGTGA
- a CDS encoding M20/M25/M40 family metallo-hydrolase: MTTDETIASIRGHAAYQAACDVLRAEHDRTVQDIITLTEIPAPPFAEEKRAAAYLDMLRAHGLDEVAQDEVGNVMGLRRGFGNGDILVVAAHLDTVFPAGTDVRVRREGTKLFAPGVGDDTRSLAVNLAFLRAMDAAGIRTRHDILFVGDVGEEGLGDLRGIRHLFATHPKRERIRGFLTVDSPEVERIVTGGIGSRRFRVTFRGPGGHSYAAFGMVNPMYAMAEAARSLAAIRVPREPVTTHCVSVVSGGTSINAIPETVTMEVDLRSASAEELSKLERAFLAGVEGAVAAENMAREGTIRVEITPVGDRPAGHTPNGAPIARLAAAAVAAEGYSPSFEWSSTDANIPMSLGIPALRIGSGGRGGRAHSLEEWIDVEIEDSLRGMRASLATILAVAEMELA, translated from the coding sequence GTGACCACCGACGAGACCATCGCCTCCATCCGCGGCCACGCCGCCTACCAGGCCGCCTGCGACGTGCTGCGCGCCGAGCATGACCGCACGGTGCAGGACATCATCACCCTCACGGAAATCCCCGCCCCGCCCTTCGCGGAAGAGAAGCGCGCGGCCGCCTATCTCGACATGCTGCGCGCCCATGGGCTGGACGAGGTCGCGCAGGACGAGGTCGGCAACGTCATGGGCCTGCGCCGTGGCTTCGGCAATGGCGACATCCTGGTGGTGGCGGCGCATCTCGACACCGTCTTCCCCGCCGGCACCGATGTGCGGGTGCGGCGCGAGGGCACCAAGCTGTTCGCCCCCGGCGTGGGCGACGACACGCGCAGCCTGGCCGTGAACCTCGCCTTCCTGCGCGCCATGGACGCGGCGGGCATCCGCACGCGGCATGACATCCTGTTCGTCGGTGATGTGGGCGAGGAAGGGCTGGGCGATTTGCGCGGCATCCGGCACCTCTTCGCGACCCATCCGAAGCGCGAGCGCATCCGTGGCTTCCTGACGGTGGACAGCCCGGAGGTGGAGCGCATCGTCACCGGCGGCATCGGCTCCCGCCGCTTCCGCGTGACCTTCCGTGGCCCGGGTGGCCACAGCTACGCCGCCTTCGGCATGGTGAACCCGATGTATGCCATGGCCGAGGCCGCGCGCAGCCTCGCCGCCATCCGCGTGCCCCGCGAACCCGTGACGACGCATTGCGTCAGCGTGGTCTCGGGCGGCACCTCGATCAACGCCATCCCGGAGACGGTGACGATGGAGGTGGATTTGCGCTCCGCCTCGGCCGAGGAATTGTCCAAGCTGGAACGCGCCTTCCTGGCCGGCGTCGAAGGCGCCGTGGCCGCCGAGAACATGGCGCGCGAGGGCACCATCCGCGTGGAGATCACCCCCGTGGGCGACAGGCCCGCGGGCCACACGCCCAATGGCGCGCCCATCGCGCGGCTGGCCGCGGCGGCGGTGGCGGCGGAGGGCTACAGCCCCTCCTTCGAATGGTCCTCCACCGATGCCAACATCCCGATGAGCCTCGGCATCCCGGCCCTTCGCATCGGCTCGGGCGGGCGCGGGGGCCGCGCGCATTCGCTGGAGGAATGGATCGACGTGGAGATCGAGGATTCGCTGCGCGGCATGCGCGCGAGCCTCGCCACGATCCTGGCCGTCGCGGAGATGGAGTTGGCATGA
- a CDS encoding cupin domain-containing protein, which translates to MTLIVRMGDVTPYSPANHHGTVNHRLIGPETVGARQVEMLHGTLQPGGSALPHAHPGLEQICYLLEGRARVACNGEEGEMGPGDACFFPADAEHLFQVIGDTPVRVLVIYAPPYGENPEKVIRRTDHGG; encoded by the coding sequence ATGACCCTCATCGTCCGCATGGGCGACGTGACGCCCTATTCCCCCGCCAACCACCACGGCACCGTCAACCACCGCCTCATCGGCCCCGAAACGGTGGGTGCGCGCCAGGTCGAGATGCTGCACGGCACGCTGCAGCCCGGCGGCTCCGCCCTGCCCCACGCCCATCCGGGGCTGGAGCAGATCTGCTACCTGCTGGAAGGCCGCGCCCGCGTCGCCTGCAATGGCGAAGAGGGCGAGATGGGGCCCGGCGATGCCTGCTTCTTCCCCGCCGATGCCGAACACCTTTTCCAGGTGATTGGCGACACGCCGGTGCGCGTGCTCGTGATCTACGCACCACCCTATGGCGAGAACCCCGAGAAGGTGATCCGCCGCACTGACCATGGAGGATAA
- a CDS encoding Bug family tripartite tricarboxylate transporter substrate binding protein, whose amino-acid sequence MFQRRTLLGASLALPALSAPALAQGGWRPSRPITLVVPFGAGSGTDAVTRILAQMLSAEMDGATITVENRAGANGTIAAMAVARAQPDGHTLLVTTNTPHAANPWLLRRLDYDPIADFTPISRLGNYAFWLVVHPDIPARTLPEFIAHVRANPGRITYASGNGSGIVGGAAVAKHAGVEMTHVPYRSVPPALTDLLTNRVNCMVVDFAPSIAHVSEGRLRALGVTSGQRSRLAPDVPTLAEGGMTGFEMLSWAALLGPARLPAEVTATLGAAMQRLGAKPEYRERMAQARFEGLTSTPEELGRFIVAQIAAWGEMIRSAGIEPE is encoded by the coding sequence ATGTTCCAACGCCGCACGCTGCTGGGCGCATCGCTCGCCCTGCCCGCGCTGTCAGCCCCTGCCCTGGCCCAGGGCGGCTGGCGCCCCTCGCGCCCCATCACGCTCGTCGTGCCCTTCGGCGCCGGCTCGGGCACGGATGCCGTCACGCGCATCCTCGCCCAGATGCTCTCGGCAGAGATGGATGGCGCGACCATCACCGTGGAGAACCGCGCCGGCGCCAATGGCACCATCGCCGCCATGGCCGTGGCCCGCGCCCAGCCTGACGGGCACACGCTGCTCGTCACCACCAACACGCCGCACGCCGCCAACCCCTGGCTGCTGCGCCGGCTGGACTATGACCCGATCGCGGACTTCACGCCCATCTCGCGCCTGGGCAACTACGCCTTCTGGCTGGTGGTGCACCCCGACATCCCGGCCCGCACCCTGCCGGAATTCATCGCCCATGTGCGCGCCAATCCGGGGCGCATCACCTACGCCTCGGGCAATGGCTCGGGCATCGTCGGCGGTGCGGCGGTGGCCAAGCATGCGGGGGTGGAGATGACGCATGTGCCCTACCGCTCGGTCCCGCCCGCGCTGACGGACCTGCTGACCAACCGCGTGAACTGCATGGTGGTGGATTTCGCCCCCTCCATCGCGCATGTGAGCGAGGGGCGGCTGCGCGCGCTGGGCGTCACCTCCGGCCAGCGTTCGCGGCTGGCGCCCGATGTGCCCACCCTCGCCGAAGGCGGCATGACCGGCTTCGAGATGCTGAGCTGGGCGGCCCTGCTGGGCCCTGCCCGCCTGCCGGCCGAGGTCACGGCCACGCTGGGCGCCGCCATGCAGCGCCTGGGCGCCAAGCCCGAATACCGCGAACGCATGGCGCAGGCGCGGTTCGAGGGCCTCACCTCCACGCCCGAGGAGCTCGGCCGCTTCATCGTGGCGCAGATCGCCGCCTGGGGCGAGATGATCCGCAGCGCGGGGATCGAGCCCGAATGA
- a CDS encoding penicillin acylase family protein, producing MRRRRRPSLWRGALLGLLLLVLAVPALALGLVWWTLPPRDESLALPGLSAPVEVSFDAHGVPRIRAATERDATMALGYLHARDRLFQMEAMRRGAEGRLSEIAGGAALRLDRFSRVLGLAQRAEADLAGLEPATRDMLDAYAAGVNAWIAARGRFAAPEFLLLGAPEPWEPRHSLLWAKVMGLWLSNNFRVEMERARLAALLPAERLWDLWPLDGSAGRPDLAALPQLDRVLAAIPVFGEDAPLPSSASNSWAVAGPRAGGTAPLLAADPHLGYGAPVLWYLVRVELADGGLRAGATSPGVPFLVFGRTQDLAWGFTTTHSDTQDVYIEPESAARVVRTETIRVRGREPVTFEVRETENGPVLSDLDETPRTDGRVLAVRMANLEPNDTAADGLRRLALARDLAGARDAAARITSPPQNLMVAARDGGIAMYLTGRTPLRSEGDGSFPGTAPWRGFIPFDDLPHVENPGSGLLVNANNRVSPEGHPAFLGRDWYGDWRFRRIHELLSPGARFTLAGFAAVQMDTLSLPAREALPFLNTLPRGSGAVGAAQALLAGWDGDMDPARPEPLIWAAFSHHMPRLAVAQAGAPDAPTSAEFLRFLLTDPRGEWWCGGDCRAMAALAMAEAVADLVARFGPEPAQWRWGQAHQARFDHPLLRFVPVLNRLTGLAAPVGGDGHTVQRQSFRIAGPEPFAAVHGAGLRIAVDLSDPDATEAIIGTGQSGHPLSRHWGDLLERWRAGETLRLTREPAATTARLRLTP from the coding sequence ATGAGGCGGCGCCGCCGCCCCTCCCTCTGGCGCGGCGCGCTGCTGGGCCTGTTGCTGCTGGTGCTGGCGGTGCCGGCGCTGGCGCTCGGCCTCGTCTGGTGGACGCTGCCGCCGCGCGACGAAAGCCTCGCCCTGCCCGGCCTCTCCGCGCCGGTGGAGGTGAGCTTCGACGCGCATGGCGTCCCGCGCATCCGCGCCGCCACGGAGCGCGACGCCACCATGGCGCTGGGCTACCTCCATGCCCGCGACCGCCTCTTCCAGATGGAGGCGATGCGGCGCGGGGCGGAGGGGCGGCTTTCCGAGATCGCGGGCGGCGCGGCGCTGCGGCTCGACCGTTTCTCGCGCGTGCTGGGCCTGGCCCAGCGGGCCGAGGCGGACCTCGCGGGGCTCGAGCCCGCGACGCGCGACATGCTGGACGCCTATGCGGCCGGGGTGAATGCCTGGATCGCGGCGCGCGGCCGCTTCGCCGCGCCGGAATTCCTGCTGCTCGGCGCGCCCGAGCCCTGGGAGCCGCGGCATTCCCTGCTCTGGGCCAAGGTGATGGGGCTTTGGCTCTCCAACAATTTCCGCGTGGAGATGGAACGCGCGCGCCTCGCCGCCCTCCTCCCCGCCGAGCGGCTGTGGGATCTCTGGCCGCTGGATGGCAGCGCGGGGCGACCCGACCTTGCCGCGCTGCCGCAGCTGGACCGCGTGCTGGCCGCGATCCCGGTCTTTGGCGAGGACGCGCCCCTGCCCAGCTCGGCCTCCAATTCCTGGGCCGTGGCGGGGCCGCGCGCGGGCGGCACGGCGCCCTTGCTCGCGGCCGACCCGCATCTGGGCTATGGCGCCCCCGTGCTGTGGTACCTGGTGCGCGTGGAGCTGGCCGATGGCGGCCTGCGCGCGGGCGCCACCTCGCCCGGCGTGCCCTTCCTGGTGTTCGGCCGCACGCAGGACCTCGCCTGGGGCTTCACCACCACCCATTCCGACACGCAGGACGTCTATATCGAGCCGGAATCCGCCGCCCGCGTGGTGCGGACCGAGACCATCCGCGTGCGTGGGCGCGAGCCCGTCACCTTCGAGGTGCGCGAGACCGAAAACGGCCCCGTGCTCTCGGACCTCGACGAGACGCCGCGCACCGATGGCCGGGTTCTGGCCGTGCGCATGGCCAACCTGGAGCCGAACGACACCGCGGCGGACGGGCTGCGGCGCCTGGCGCTCGCGCGGGACCTCGCCGGCGCACGCGACGCCGCCGCGCGCATCACCTCGCCGCCGCAGAACCTGATGGTGGCGGCGCGCGATGGCGGCATCGCCATGTACCTCACCGGCCGCACTCCCCTCCGCAGCGAGGGCGATGGCTCCTTCCCCGGCACCGCGCCCTGGCGGGGCTTCATCCCATTCGACGATCTGCCGCATGTGGAGAACCCGGGGAGCGGCCTGCTGGTGAACGCCAACAACCGCGTGAGCCCGGAGGGCCACCCCGCCTTCCTCGGCCGCGACTGGTATGGCGACTGGCGCTTCCGCCGCATCCATGAACTGCTCTCGCCCGGCGCGCGCTTCACGCTGGCCGGCTTCGCGGCGGTGCAGATGGACACGCTCTCCCTGCCGGCGCGGGAGGCCCTGCCCTTCCTCAACACCCTGCCCCGCGGCTCGGGCGCGGTGGGGGCGGCGCAGGCCCTGCTGGCGGGCTGGGATGGCGACATGGACCCGGCCCGGCCGGAACCGCTGATCTGGGCCGCCTTCTCCCACCACATGCCGCGGCTTGCGGTCGCCCAGGCGGGGGCGCCCGACGCCCCCACCAGCGCGGAATTCCTGCGCTTCCTGCTGACGGACCCGCGCGGCGAATGGTGGTGCGGCGGGGATTGCCGGGCCATGGCGGCGCTGGCCATGGCGGAAGCGGTGGCGGACCTCGTGGCCCGCTTCGGCCCCGAGCCCGCCCAATGGCGCTGGGGCCAGGCGCACCAGGCCCGCTTCGACCACCCGCTGCTGCGCTTTGTGCCCGTGCTGAACCGGCTGACAGGCCTGGCCGCGCCCGTGGGCGGCGACGGCCACACCGTGCAGCGCCAGAGCTTCCGCATAGCCGGGCCGGAGCCCTTCGCGGCCGTGCATGGCGCGGGGCTGCGGATCGCGGTGGACCTGTCGGACCCCGACGCCACGGAGGCCATCATCGGCACCGGGCAGTCCGGCCACCCGCTCTCGCGCCACTGGGGGGATCTGCTGGAACGCTGGCGGGCGGGCGAGACCCTGCGCCTCACGCGTGAGCCCGCCGCCACGACCGCCCGGCTGCGCCTGACACCCTGA